The following proteins are encoded in a genomic region of Paenibacillus sp. FSL H3-0469:
- a CDS encoding sugar ABC transporter permease, with product MMQKSNGISSKNKWPYLFITPYFLSYAVLSLFPILFTLYISLTDWDLYGNRNFIGLGNYTQLFFHDAFFWKSLLNVIIFMAVYLPALVLMGMLVASLIESKLIRRKTFFRLSVFSAYMTTPVAVGIIFSLLFDWQGGFFNNMLMELGLIQEKINWLGSVSSSRWVVILMVFWKNLGYFVMFYTAGMASIDTSIYEAAVIDGASSKDVFTRITIPLLKPINLFLIITSIISGLQLVEEPMLLFSGWSSGSSMVGGPDGSTFTPIWYMFDASFNGSAFKYGKGAAIAYGTFLFIALFSVVGMKWINRDGEDK from the coding sequence ATGATGCAGAAATCAAATGGAATCAGCAGTAAAAACAAATGGCCGTACCTGTTCATTACCCCTTATTTCTTGTCCTATGCCGTACTGAGCTTGTTCCCAATTCTCTTCACTTTATATATCAGTCTTACGGATTGGGATTTGTACGGCAACCGGAATTTCATTGGACTGGGCAATTACACACAGCTGTTTTTTCATGACGCCTTCTTCTGGAAATCTCTGCTCAATGTCATTATTTTCATGGCGGTATACCTTCCGGCTCTTGTCCTGATGGGCATGCTGGTAGCCAGCCTCATCGAGAGCAAGCTGATCCGCCGCAAAACCTTTTTCCGGCTCAGCGTATTCAGTGCCTATATGACAACACCGGTCGCAGTCGGGATTATCTTCTCCCTGTTGTTCGACTGGCAGGGCGGGTTCTTCAATAATATGCTGATGGAGCTGGGCCTCATTCAGGAGAAGATCAACTGGCTGGGCTCGGTCAGTTCCTCCCGCTGGGTAGTCATTCTGATGGTATTCTGGAAAAACCTCGGGTATTTCGTGATGTTCTACACGGCGGGAATGGCCAGTATCGATACTTCCATCTACGAGGCGGCAGTGATTGACGGTGCATCCTCCAAAGATGTGTTTACGCGCATCACCATTCCGCTGCTGAAGCCGATCAACCTGTTCCTGATCATTACCTCTATTATTAGCGGCTTGCAGCTGGTGGAAGAACCGATGCTGCTGTTCAGCGGCTGGTCTTCGGGCTCCAGTATGGTAGGAGGGCCTGATGGCTCTACCTTCACACCAATCTGGTATATGTTCGACGCTTCCTTCAACGGCAGTGCGTTCAAGTACGGTAAAGGGGCGGCTATAGCTTACGGCACTTTCCTGTTCATCGCCCTGTTCTCGGTGGTTGGCATGAAATGGATCAACAGGGACGGTGAAGACAAATGA
- the ald gene encoding alanine dehydrogenase, with the protein MIIGVPAEIKNNENRVAITPAGVEALRKAGHEVYIQASAGAGSGMGDKEYSDKGAVILDTAAEVWSKAEMIIKVKEPLPEEYGYFRKGLILFTYLHLAPEAELTQALVESGVTAVGYETIQLEDGSLPLLIPMSEVAGRMAVQIGAGLLEKPHGGKGVLLGGVPGVQPGEVVIVGGGIVGTNAAKIALGMGARVTILDLNAGRLRALDDIFGGRLVTVMSDSYHLEQAVRRADLLIGAVLIPGARAPKLVKEYMVKQMEEGSVIVDVAIDQGGSIETIDRITTHENPTYVKHGVVHYAVANMPGAVARTSTLALTNVTIPYALQIANLGIHAAAAKNAALARGLNVVAGQVTNAAVAGSLGYEYADGIAALAAVGEGQ; encoded by the coding sequence ATGATTATTGGCGTACCCGCAGAAATCAAGAATAACGAGAACCGCGTCGCCATCACCCCGGCCGGGGTGGAAGCGCTCCGGAAGGCAGGTCATGAAGTCTACATCCAAGCTTCAGCCGGAGCAGGCAGCGGCATGGGTGACAAGGAATACTCAGATAAAGGTGCAGTGATTCTGGATACGGCTGCTGAGGTCTGGAGCAAGGCAGAGATGATCATCAAGGTGAAGGAGCCGCTGCCGGAGGAGTACGGTTATTTCCGCAAAGGGTTGATTCTCTTCACCTATCTGCATCTGGCACCTGAAGCGGAGTTGACCCAGGCACTGGTGGAGAGCGGTGTGACCGCCGTGGGCTATGAGACCATTCAGCTTGAAGACGGCTCGTTGCCGCTGCTGATTCCAATGAGTGAGGTCGCCGGACGGATGGCGGTGCAGATCGGTGCCGGGCTGCTGGAGAAGCCGCATGGCGGCAAAGGTGTTCTGCTCGGCGGGGTACCCGGTGTTCAGCCGGGTGAGGTCGTCATTGTCGGCGGCGGAATTGTCGGCACCAATGCGGCCAAGATAGCGCTGGGCATGGGGGCGCGCGTCACCATACTGGATCTGAATGCGGGCCGTCTGCGCGCGTTGGATGATATTTTTGGCGGACGGCTGGTGACCGTGATGTCGGATTCCTATCATCTGGAGCAGGCTGTGCGCCGGGCGGATCTGCTGATCGGAGCGGTGCTGATTCCTGGTGCCCGTGCGCCGAAGCTGGTTAAAGAGTATATGGTGAAGCAGATGGAAGAGGGCTCTGTCATCGTGGATGTTGCAATTGATCAGGGCGGGTCGATCGAGACCATAGACCGGATCACCACACATGAGAACCCGACGTATGTGAAGCATGGCGTAGTCCACTACGCCGTAGCCAACATGCCTGGAGCGGTCGCACGGACCTCGACCCTGGCGCTGACCAACGTAACGATCCCCTACGCGCTCCAGATCGCCAATCTGGGCATTCATGCGGCTGCGGCGAAAAACGCGGCGCTTGCGCGCGGCCTGAATGTGGTAGCCGGACAGGTGACCAATGCTGCGGTGGCCGGGAGCCTGGGGTATGAATATGCGGATGGAATCGCAGCGCTGGCGGCGGTTGGCGAGGGGCAGTGA
- a CDS encoding response regulator, producing MNSLISVMLVDDEPLALDHVYQSVPWEENGFRVVAQATSGRMALRKFEELRPQIVITDISMSPMDGLELGRHVVLLAPRTRLIFLTAYRDFDYARQALELRAAHYLLKHEISRGRLLEPLKLLKEGLAAEAAEEQGHGHALHILLKDMLAGKYQAPAGNQESRLHRLVADYYQGQPGLLYFELEAALRLDGSRSNARSGTALVWKNVEEEIRRQSTDLEELQLLEMDEGGYILLLKLSSSSSLLLQHYNLRQLAAQVLLCLESFYRGNLPRVIISAGNGAELPDRRYAAMRQAYDYSVFLPPGAVFLLEQAASPREATSIALETRQYLLSPEPYLLERLKTGLDHIAAQAYLGDLRAVMEEIKGASRKDGSISPDQVLGTDARQVVNSLYRMLEECLQQRQSQKQYSRWVNKAMEYVAGNYADPDLSLETVAGHLQISSIHLRTTFKRETGQSLLDYTTEYRIGLAKKLLQTGEYKIYEVSEKVGYKTSQYFSQVFKKNTGIQPKDFLQQRGSE from the coding sequence GTGAATTCATTGATTTCGGTCATGCTTGTGGATGATGAGCCGCTTGCACTTGATCATGTCTACCAATCGGTTCCATGGGAGGAAAATGGCTTCCGGGTGGTCGCTCAGGCGACCAGCGGGCGCATGGCATTGCGGAAATTCGAGGAGCTGCGGCCGCAGATTGTCATCACCGATATCTCCATGTCACCTATGGATGGTTTGGAGCTGGGACGGCATGTGGTCCTGCTTGCCCCTAGAACTCGGCTGATCTTTCTGACTGCTTACCGTGACTTTGATTATGCCCGTCAGGCATTGGAGCTGCGCGCAGCCCATTATCTGCTTAAGCATGAGATCAGCCGGGGCCGCCTGCTGGAACCCTTGAAGCTGCTGAAGGAAGGGCTGGCAGCGGAGGCCGCCGAGGAACAAGGGCATGGACATGCGCTCCATATTCTGCTGAAGGATATGCTGGCCGGCAAGTATCAGGCTCCAGCAGGGAATCAGGAATCAAGGCTGCACCGCCTCGTGGCAGACTATTATCAGGGTCAGCCCGGACTGCTGTATTTCGAGCTGGAGGCTGCATTGAGGCTGGACGGCAGCCGGAGTAATGCACGCAGTGGCACGGCCCTCGTATGGAAGAATGTCGAAGAAGAGATCCGCCGTCAGTCAACGGACTTGGAAGAGCTTCAACTTCTGGAGATGGATGAAGGCGGATACATCTTGCTGTTGAAGTTATCCTCTTCCAGCAGTCTGCTGCTCCAGCATTATAACTTGCGGCAGCTCGCGGCCCAAGTTCTGCTCTGCTTAGAGTCATTCTATCGGGGGAACCTTCCCAGAGTGATAATATCCGCAGGTAATGGCGCAGAACTGCCGGATCGCAGATATGCTGCGATGAGGCAGGCCTATGATTATTCCGTGTTTTTGCCGCCCGGTGCTGTATTTCTGCTGGAGCAAGCCGCTTCTCCCAGAGAAGCTACCAGTATAGCCTTAGAGACCAGACAATATCTTCTATCCCCCGAACCCTATCTGTTGGAACGGCTGAAGACAGGTCTGGACCATATCGCCGCTCAGGCTTATTTGGGAGATTTGCGCGCCGTCATGGAGGAGATCAAGGGTGCAAGCCGCAAGGACGGAAGCATCAGCCCTGATCAAGTACTGGGTACAGACGCGAGGCAAGTAGTTAACAGCTTGTACCGGATGCTTGAAGAATGCTTGCAGCAGCGGCAGAGCCAGAAGCAATATTCCCGCTGGGTCAACAAGGCGATGGAGTATGTTGCCGGGAATTACGCCGATCCCGATCTGTCCCTGGAGACGGTTGCGGGCCATCTGCAGATCAGCAGCATCCATCTTCGGACAACCTTCAAGCGGGAGACGGGCCAGTCCCTGCTCGACTACACGACGGAATATCGGATCGGGCTGGCCAAGAAGCTCCTGCAGACCGGTGAATACAAGATCTACGAGGTATCGGAGAAAGTAGGGTACAAAACCAGCCAATACTTCAGTCAGGTCTTCAAAAAAAATACGGGTATACAGCCCAAGGATTTCCTGCAGCAGAGGGGCAGCGAATAG
- a CDS encoding helix-turn-helix transcriptional regulator, whose product MQSIYERIELLIKRQGITKKSFCAQLGISTGNMGDWKRGKSTPGTHKLIEIAAFFHVSLDWLILGKQPQTIQESGEDYFFGQMRQLNCQTEELLPEEKNFIKEYLAFTKYRKDQDASGEKS is encoded by the coding sequence ATGCAATCCATCTATGAACGTATTGAATTATTGATTAAACGGCAAGGAATTACAAAGAAATCTTTCTGTGCACAGCTCGGGATCAGCACCGGCAATATGGGAGACTGGAAGCGCGGCAAATCTACACCCGGTACACATAAGTTGATTGAGATTGCTGCATTTTTTCATGTGAGCTTGGATTGGCTGATCCTGGGTAAGCAGCCCCAAACGATTCAGGAAAGCGGCGAGGATTATTTTTTTGGCCAAATGCGGCAATTGAATTGCCAAACCGAAGAGCTGCTGCCGGAGGAAAAGAACTTTATTAAGGAATATCTGGCCTTCACGAAGTACCGCAAGGATCAGGATGCAAGCGGCGAAAAATCTTAA
- a CDS encoding ABC transporter substrate-binding protein, which produces MKKIGAIILSTVLTAVLASGCGNNTENSGNSASGGNTAGGTIKIGADLELTGGQASFGDSASKGAKLAVDEINAKGGILGKQLELVVADNASKSEEATQAAQKLITNDKVVTIIGASTSTNTLGIVPVATEKKIPLVSVGATNPKVTVDERSGNVNEYVFRAAFIDPFQGEVMANFALDSLKAKTAVIYTDTSSDYSKGLQKFFEETFKAKGGEVLSQESYQQKDSDFKAVLTRIKAANPDVIYLPGYYEEVGKIVKQAREMGITVPFLGGDGWDSPQLAEIAGAKALENTFMSNHYSPEDTAPEVTSFVDAYKAANGGAVPDGMAALGYDALKLVADAITRAGEADPAKITEALAATKDLQLATGKITLNDKHDPVKAAVVLKFVDGKQTFETKVNP; this is translated from the coding sequence ATGAAGAAAATTGGGGCCATTATCTTGTCAACCGTATTGACTGCGGTATTAGCATCCGGCTGCGGCAACAACACAGAGAACAGCGGTAACTCTGCAAGCGGCGGCAACACGGCCGGAGGCACCATCAAGATCGGGGCTGACCTTGAGCTCACAGGCGGTCAGGCTTCTTTCGGCGACTCCGCATCCAAGGGCGCGAAGCTGGCGGTTGACGAGATCAACGCCAAAGGCGGTATACTCGGCAAGCAGCTGGAGCTGGTAGTTGCAGACAATGCATCGAAGTCTGAAGAAGCTACCCAGGCGGCACAGAAGCTGATCACCAATGACAAGGTCGTGACCATCATCGGCGCATCCACTTCGACCAACACGCTGGGGATCGTTCCGGTAGCTACGGAGAAAAAGATTCCGCTTGTCTCGGTAGGGGCTACCAATCCGAAGGTTACTGTGGATGAGCGCAGCGGGAATGTCAATGAATACGTGTTCCGCGCAGCGTTCATCGATCCGTTCCAGGGGGAGGTAATGGCTAACTTTGCGCTCGATTCCCTGAAGGCTAAGACGGCTGTTATCTATACCGATACTTCGTCCGACTACTCCAAGGGTCTGCAAAAGTTCTTCGAAGAGACCTTCAAGGCTAAAGGCGGCGAGGTGCTGAGCCAGGAGTCTTACCAGCAGAAGGATTCGGACTTTAAAGCAGTTCTGACCCGCATCAAAGCAGCGAACCCGGATGTCATCTACCTGCCTGGTTATTATGAAGAAGTAGGTAAAATTGTGAAGCAGGCCCGTGAAATGGGCATCACCGTTCCGTTCCTGGGCGGCGACGGCTGGGATTCCCCGCAGCTGGCGGAAATCGCCGGTGCCAAAGCGCTGGAGAACACGTTCATGTCCAATCACTACTCGCCTGAAGATACAGCACCTGAAGTAACCAGCTTCGTGGACGCCTACAAAGCGGCTAATGGCGGAGCGGTTCCCGATGGGATGGCGGCCCTGGGCTATGATGCCCTGAAGCTGGTGGCTGATGCGATTACCCGCGCGGGCGAAGCCGATCCGGCCAAGATCACCGAAGCGCTGGCAGCGACTAAGGATCTGCAGCTCGCTACCGGCAAAATCACCCTGAACGACAAGCATGACCCGGTCAAAGCGGCGGTTGTGCTGAAATTTGTTGACGGGAAGCAAACCTTTGAGACCAAGGTTAATCCTTAA
- a CDS encoding extracellular solute-binding protein produces the protein MHNLLSKKTSVIALFLTLCFTLVLAGCGNGSNNTSGDSSSTNSTDQSIDPANVSGKLTVWGWDKAWFEGTGVKFNEKFPNIKLEFVEVSAGDYLKKIQTSIAAGSGLPDIIWGEAAFRGALYELNVLQSLSEEPYKFDTSNLLDFELPLLTNSKGELVGLEQSGSPGALAYKRDLAKQYLGTDDPDALTAMFTDWDAFIAKGKEVYEKSGGKTFMLGSLMDAYTILSNQGTTAVVDGTKVNTQELLRIFTQLQSIRDNNTEGKLAMWSPTWNASYSQDNVIFYPAANWSPEFVIKPNDKASNGRWGLMVPPEGGYPYGGTTIGIWKDSKNKAAAWTYLNWLLGTDEGAEANFAVSDYILPLKSFFKDTSKLSSGADEYFGGQDLGKFWVEKVFPNMKSKAVTKYDQDIYSSSELVLQVMAQDNSFDAKQALDKWEEQLKKNHPELTFE, from the coding sequence TTGCACAATCTGCTCAGTAAAAAAACATCGGTTATAGCGCTTTTTCTAACGTTATGCTTCACCTTGGTGCTGGCCGGCTGCGGCAACGGAAGCAACAATACTTCGGGAGACTCGAGCAGTACAAATAGTACGGATCAGTCAATTGATCCTGCGAACGTTTCCGGTAAACTAACCGTATGGGGCTGGGACAAGGCCTGGTTCGAAGGCACCGGAGTGAAGTTCAACGAGAAGTTCCCGAATATCAAGCTGGAGTTCGTTGAAGTCTCGGCTGGGGATTATCTGAAAAAAATCCAGACCTCCATCGCTGCCGGCTCCGGTCTGCCGGATATTATCTGGGGAGAGGCGGCCTTCCGCGGCGCTCTGTATGAGCTTAACGTACTGCAAAGCTTGTCCGAAGAGCCCTACAAATTCGACACCTCCAATCTGCTTGACTTCGAGCTTCCGCTGCTGACGAACAGCAAGGGAGAGCTTGTCGGTCTGGAGCAATCGGGTTCGCCTGGAGCACTGGCTTACAAGCGTGATCTGGCTAAACAATACCTCGGTACCGATGATCCGGATGCATTGACCGCCATGTTTACTGACTGGGATGCCTTTATTGCCAAGGGCAAGGAAGTCTATGAGAAAAGCGGCGGCAAGACCTTCATGCTGGGAAGCCTGATGGATGCGTATACCATCCTCTCCAACCAGGGTACAACCGCAGTTGTAGACGGAACCAAGGTGAATACCCAAGAGCTGCTAAGGATATTCACTCAGCTGCAGTCCATCCGCGACAATAACACAGAGGGCAAGCTGGCGATGTGGTCCCCAACCTGGAATGCTTCGTACTCGCAAGACAACGTGATTTTTTATCCGGCAGCGAACTGGTCTCCAGAATTCGTAATTAAGCCTAACGACAAAGCCAGTAATGGCCGCTGGGGTCTGATGGTGCCTCCGGAAGGCGGATATCCATACGGCGGTACTACTATCGGTATTTGGAAGGACAGCAAGAATAAAGCGGCGGCCTGGACCTATCTCAACTGGCTGTTAGGCACGGACGAAGGCGCTGAAGCCAACTTCGCTGTCTCTGATTACATTTTGCCGTTGAAATCCTTCTTCAAGGATACCTCCAAGCTGTCATCCGGGGCGGATGAATATTTCGGCGGACAGGATCTAGGGAAGTTCTGGGTAGAGAAAGTATTCCCGAACATGAAGTCCAAAGCGGTGACAAAATACGATCAGGATATTTACAGCTCGTCGGAGCTGGTGCTGCAGGTCATGGCACAGGATAACAGCTTCGATGCCAAGCAGGCGCTGGATAAGTGGGAAGAGCAGCTGAAGAAGAACCACCCAGAGCTGACATTTGAATAA
- a CDS encoding glutathione peroxidase, with protein MNVHDFEANTLRGQEESLSKYKGKVLLVVNTASKCGLTPQYKGLQEVYDKFKDRGFEVLGFPSNQFAGQEPGESEDIAEFCEINYGVSFPMYEKINVKGADAHPLFKYLTKEAPGLLGSKSIKWNFTKFLVDQEGRVLKRFAPQTTPDQIEEDIEKLLR; from the coding sequence ATGAATGTCCATGATTTTGAAGCCAACACCCTGCGGGGCCAGGAAGAATCACTCTCCAAATATAAAGGCAAGGTTCTGCTCGTCGTGAATACAGCCAGCAAGTGCGGACTTACCCCGCAATATAAGGGTCTCCAGGAAGTGTACGATAAATTCAAAGACCGCGGTTTTGAGGTTCTGGGCTTCCCCAGCAACCAGTTTGCCGGACAGGAGCCGGGTGAGAGCGAGGATATTGCCGAGTTCTGTGAGATCAATTACGGTGTATCCTTCCCGATGTACGAGAAAATCAATGTCAAAGGTGCCGACGCCCATCCCCTGTTCAAGTATCTGACCAAAGAGGCACCGGGATTACTCGGCTCGAAGAGTATCAAATGGAACTTCACCAAGTTCCTCGTGGACCAGGAAGGCCGTGTGCTGAAGCGGTTCGCCCCGCAGACAACACCGGATCAGATCGAAGAGGATATCGAGAAGCTGCTGCGCTAG
- a CDS encoding carbohydrate ABC transporter permease has product MRAKKFFTVLLLSLIAIAFLFPFYMMIVMGTYYSEDLFKQLPILPSGYLLENLKTIMSASFLRNYWNSFYVAVLFTLVTVGVASITGFAFAKYEFKGKNALYGFILLTMMIPGHLGLIAYVMEMKWFHLNNTHAPLILAGLNNAFGVFFMTQFIRSSVPTEVIESARIDGSSEPGILTRIVIPFLMPAISTLGLISFLGSWNGYLLPLVTINKPELYTLPLGIANLSTVFRTNYSASILGLTLGTLPLIILFLFGSKTLVRGLTGGAVKG; this is encoded by the coding sequence ATGAGAGCGAAGAAGTTCTTTACCGTATTGCTGCTTAGCCTGATCGCTATCGCGTTTCTCTTCCCGTTCTATATGATGATTGTGATGGGAACTTATTATTCTGAGGACTTGTTCAAGCAGCTACCGATTCTGCCCAGCGGATATCTGCTGGAGAATCTGAAGACGATCATGTCTGCCAGCTTCCTGCGAAATTACTGGAACAGCTTCTATGTTGCTGTATTGTTCACACTGGTGACGGTCGGGGTCGCCTCGATTACCGGGTTTGCTTTTGCCAAATATGAATTTAAGGGTAAAAATGCACTGTATGGCTTCATTCTTCTGACGATGATGATCCCCGGTCACCTGGGTCTGATTGCATATGTGATGGAGATGAAATGGTTCCACCTGAATAACACTCATGCGCCGCTGATTCTGGCCGGTCTAAATAATGCCTTCGGCGTATTTTTCATGACCCAGTTCATCCGCTCTTCTGTCCCGACAGAGGTCATTGAGAGCGCAAGAATCGACGGCTCTTCGGAACCGGGTATTCTCACCAGAATTGTTATTCCTTTTCTAATGCCTGCGATCAGTACCCTGGGGCTAATCTCCTTCCTTGGGTCCTGGAATGGTTATCTGCTGCCGCTGGTGACGATCAACAAGCCCGAGCTGTACACATTGCCGCTGGGAATTGCTAATCTGTCTACCGTCTTCCGCACGAATTATTCAGCCAGTATTCTGGGGCTTACGCTGGGTACACTGCCGTTGATTATTCTCTTCCTGTTCGGCTCGAAGACCCTGGTCAGAGGACTTACAGGCGGAGCGGTCAAAGGTTGA
- a CDS encoding histidine kinase, whose amino-acid sequence MRKIKNKILGSVILIVTLSVTAISALAYEQFSSILEAQALREDTIHLEQTTNQMNHLIDDVQKYAANMVNDELLQRFAARLNYSSTYDELSAYRDVVVQLTKFNVLRDYLESSAIVRSDGKIFWSSLYIDPYFERLLQEDWYQEALKSDAKSGFTAPHIILDPDSKKIVSFFIRFDPQYGGVLLLNIDYTAFESLFQYLGQSFDQVAWIGPGQSLLYQQGAATELPAPTLSADSPDIQVVKHDKGYYLASAFEKSDWSVSTFTSNERFYEWVGYIVRYWAIFLALCLALCFLLFLPIISNIMRPILQMTKAMKQVSMGNYNVQLSFRSNDELSVLKNGFETMLGDIERQMSERVEQERWKRKMTAELLFAQINPHFIYNTLNTVVYLARKKNYTAIEEMVESFIGILHDAVNIGDTSLYITVEQEMNIINHFVTIQKYRYADRFEVIWSVEDEAKGDYIPKSLIQPLVENAIFHGFSEKETVGRIEIIIRKRSGRLLVSVRDDGCGMSQEKARSIMKGTLPPARLPSGAMKQIGLWNIRERIEYLYGQEGRLVIRSSEQGGTKVSVLLPVRQQSSE is encoded by the coding sequence ATGCGAAAAATTAAGAATAAAATTCTCGGCAGCGTTATTCTGATCGTTACGCTGTCTGTAACGGCCATCAGTGCACTGGCGTACGAGCAGTTCTCTTCGATTCTTGAAGCACAGGCCCTCCGTGAAGATACCATCCATCTGGAGCAGACCACGAATCAGATGAACCACCTGATTGACGATGTGCAGAAATATGCCGCCAATATGGTCAACGATGAGCTGCTTCAGCGGTTCGCTGCAAGATTGAACTACTCCTCTACGTATGATGAGCTAAGCGCATACAGAGATGTCGTCGTCCAGTTGACTAAATTCAATGTACTGCGTGACTACCTTGAGAGCTCGGCCATCGTCCGCTCGGACGGCAAGATTTTCTGGTCCTCGCTGTATATCGACCCTTATTTTGAACGGCTGCTGCAAGAGGATTGGTATCAGGAAGCGCTGAAGAGCGATGCTAAAAGCGGGTTCACAGCTCCCCATATTATTCTCGACCCCGACAGCAAAAAAATCGTCAGCTTCTTTATCCGTTTCGATCCCCAGTATGGCGGAGTGCTGCTATTAAATATTGATTACACTGCTTTTGAGAGTCTATTCCAGTACTTGGGCCAGTCCTTCGACCAGGTAGCCTGGATCGGCCCGGGGCAATCATTGCTCTACCAGCAAGGCGCCGCTACAGAGCTGCCTGCCCCTACGCTGAGCGCAGACAGCCCGGACATTCAAGTCGTTAAGCATGACAAGGGCTATTATCTGGCCAGCGCTTTTGAGAAATCGGACTGGTCAGTCTCCACGTTCACCTCCAACGAACGGTTCTATGAATGGGTGGGTTATATTGTCCGCTACTGGGCCATCTTCCTCGCCTTGTGTCTGGCGCTCTGCTTCCTGTTGTTCCTCCCCATCATCTCGAATATTATGCGTCCGATCCTGCAGATGACCAAAGCGATGAAGCAGGTGTCTATGGGCAACTATAATGTTCAGCTCTCGTTCCGCAGCAATGATGAGCTGTCTGTGCTGAAGAATGGTTTTGAGACGATGCTTGGTGATATTGAGCGGCAGATGAGCGAAAGGGTGGAGCAGGAGCGCTGGAAACGTAAAATGACGGCAGAGCTGTTATTCGCCCAGATCAATCCCCATTTTATCTACAATACTCTGAATACGGTTGTGTATCTGGCCCGCAAAAAGAATTACACGGCTATTGAAGAAATGGTTGAATCCTTCATTGGCATTCTTCATGATGCTGTCAATATCGGCGATACCAGTCTGTATATCACGGTGGAGCAGGAGATGAACATTATCAATCACTTCGTAACCATTCAGAAATACCGGTATGCAGACCGGTTCGAGGTAATCTGGAGCGTAGAAGATGAAGCGAAGGGAGACTATATTCCGAAAAGCCTGATTCAGCCGCTGGTGGAAAATGCTATTTTTCATGGGTTTTCAGAGAAAGAGACTGTGGGCCGTATAGAGATCATTATCCGCAAGCGCAGCGGAAGGCTGCTGGTCTCGGTCAGAGATGACGGCTGCGGCATGAGCCAGGAGAAAGCCCGGTCTATTATGAAGGGAACGCTGCCGCCCGCGCGTCTCCCTTCAGGGGCGATGAAACAGATTGGACTATGGAATATCAGGGAACGAATTGAGTATTTGTACGGGCAGGAAGGCCGCCTGGTTATCCGTTCAAGTGAGCAGGGGGGCACCAAAGTATCTGTTCTCCTGCCCGTCCGGCAGCAATCGTCCGAGTGA
- a CDS encoding polysaccharide deacetylase family protein: MISKLGFSSDDRLLIINADDFGITKGTNEAIVSLFEQQAITSTSIMFPCPAAREALELSNQNILDNIGIHLTLTSGEHHSYRPVFQERPLRSLINGDGNFHNDISYLEINADDEEVRIELEAQIQSATMLGMDPTHLDSHGGSLMGLYAGNDFLEITFDLCEKYRLPFNLPTRIIEQPFFNNKQKETFRIRINSGRKRGILFIDDVISLPYCCKPVEYEEMKRQLLTLLKNIKPGITQLTIHPSKITEELKSVTSCYFERGIEYLLLIDPDIKKVLKKEKINLVSWKEIRELQRILT; the protein is encoded by the coding sequence ATGATAAGCAAATTAGGTTTTTCTTCAGATGACCGTTTGTTAATAATTAATGCTGATGATTTCGGAATAACTAAGGGAACTAATGAAGCGATTGTTAGTTTATTTGAACAACAAGCTATAACCTCAACATCTATAATGTTTCCCTGTCCAGCAGCACGGGAAGCCCTTGAATTAAGTAATCAAAACATTCTAGATAATATCGGGATTCATCTTACCTTAACAAGCGGTGAGCATCATTCATATCGTCCAGTATTTCAAGAAAGACCCTTGCGAAGTTTAATCAATGGGGATGGCAACTTCCATAATGATATTTCGTACTTAGAGATAAATGCTGATGATGAAGAAGTTAGAATTGAATTAGAGGCTCAAATACAAAGTGCAACTATGTTAGGAATGGACCCAACTCATCTTGATAGTCATGGCGGTAGTCTTATGGGTTTATATGCGGGCAATGATTTTTTAGAGATAACCTTTGATCTATGCGAGAAATATCGTCTCCCCTTTAACTTACCAACAAGAATAATTGAACAACCATTTTTTAATAACAAGCAAAAAGAAACTTTTCGCATTAGAATTAATTCAGGAAGAAAACGTGGGATCTTGTTTATTGATGATGTAATTTCTTTGCCCTACTGCTGTAAGCCCGTGGAATATGAAGAAATGAAGAGACAGTTGCTCACGCTACTAAAAAATATTAAGCCCGGTATAACACAATTAACTATACATCCATCGAAAATAACTGAAGAATTGAAGTCTGTAACGAGTTGTTATTTTGAGCGTGGGATTGAGTATCTATTACTAATAGATCCTGATATTAAGAAAGTGCTTAAAAAAGAGAAAATTAATTTAGTCTCATGGAAAGAAATACGTGAACTACAAAGAATTCTAACCTGA